The following is a genomic window from Streptomyces chrestomyceticus JCM 4735.
GCACACCGAGGACGTGACGGAGAAGAGCAGCCCCAGCACGGAGGCCGCCGCGACCGCCGCGGCACCGAGCGCGTGGTACAGGTCGGCGGCGGCCCAGGCGAGCAGGGTGAGGACATACACCTGCGCCCACCGGACCAGCAGCAACAGGCCCATCGACCGGAGGTTGTAGGCATTCTTGGCGGCCAGGTGGCGGCGTAGCGCGTCGCCTTCGCGCAGGTGGTCGAAGGCGGCGTCGCGCTCGACGGAGCGCGGGATCTCGAAGCAGGGCGAGCCGAGGAGGCCCACGCCTTCCCGTACGGGCCCGTCGAGGGGGACCGCGACCTTCGTCGCGAGAAGGCAGTTGTCGCCGGTCCGGCCCCCGGGCGGGTAGCAGACGTGGTTGCCGAGGAAGTTGCGGGGTCCGATCGTGACACGGGAGAGGCGGAAGGAGGTCCGGGAGTACTCCGCGTTCATGAGGGACAGGCCGTCGGCGATCATCGTGCCGCTGCCGACCGAGCTGAGGTACGGGGACTCGTGCTTGACCTCCGTCCCGAAGTTGGACCCCGTCTGCTCGACGCGGGACAGGTCGTAGCCGAGGCGGCCGAGGTAGGTGACGACGTAGGAGCTGTCGCCGAAGAACCGCATGAAGAACTTGACGTTGGTCATCCGCGCGATCGTGCGGTGCAGCGAATAGTGCAGGCCGTACATCCGGTACGCCCGGCCCGGCTCGATGGCGAGGTGGAGCAGCCGGGGCACCGTGACCACCATGAGGAGTCCGGCGGCCAGCGCGCCGAAGAAGAGGGCGGCCGAGGCGGCCAGGGCCTCGCCGTAGAACGACCAGTCCCTGAAGGCGAGCGGTCCCGAGTCCAGGAGCGAGGCGAGGCGCGGCACCGCGGCCAGCAGTATGCTCACGCCGCCGATGGCCAGCGGCAGGTACACGAGCAGGACGCCCAGCAGTTGCAGGGTCCCGTAGGCCACCCGCGGAGTGCTGCGGAAGGCCCCGTCGTGCGTCCGGTGTCCGGCCTCCGTACGCTGCGCGGGCGAGCCGTGCCAGTGTTCCCCGGCGGGCACGGCCTGGCCCGTGTGGAGGGCGGAGGCATGGCCGAGCCGGGCCCCGTCGCCCAGCGACGTACCGATGTCCAGCACCGTCGCCTCGCTGACCAGCACGTCCCGTCCGAGGACGACCGGGCCGGTCCGGATCACCCCCGCGTCGGCCCGGTAGCAGGTGAAGTACACGTCCTTGCGGACGACCGTGCCCGCGCCGACGGTCAGCAGATCGGTGCAGACGGGCACGTGCTTGGACAGGATCGTGACGTCCCGTCCGATCTTGGCGCCCAGTGCCCTGAGGTAGCCGGTGTAGAGCGGCGAGCCGGTGAAGAGGACCAGCGGACTCGTCTGCGCGAGCGTCCTGACGGCCCAGAACCGGAAGTACGCCAGGCTCCAGACGCGGAGCTCCCGCTGCGTCCACCGCCCGACGAGCACCCACTTGGCGAGGACCGGGAAGGCGCACAGCCCGAGGAACACCGCTGCTCCGAAGAGGACCGCGCGCACGTAGACACCGCCCGCGCCGGACGCGCCGGACATCCAGTCCCAGCCGCGGGCGGTGACGACGGCGGCGAGGAAGGAGTAGCCGAGGAACGTCAGGAGTTGCAGGGTGCCGCAGAGGATGTACGCGAGGGTGCCGACGGGGCGCGGAGGCGGCGGCCCGGAGGGGGCCGGGTCAGGGGGCGGGGGTGCGGCGGAGGCCGCGACCGGGGCCGGTGACTGTCCTGGCGCGGGGTCTGCGGTGTCCGCGGTGTCGATGAGGGCCGCCGCCAGAGCGGTGATCGTCGGGTACCGGTAGACGTCCCGCATCGACACCGACGGGAGAGCGGCGCGTTTCCTGACCCGGGCACAGAAGTGGGCCATGACCAGCGAGTCGGCGCCCAGGTCGGTGAAGAAGTGGGCGTCGGGCGCGACGTGGCCGACGTGCAGGACGTCCGCCAGTATCGCGGCGAGGACGGCGGCTGCTGCTTCGCACGGTTCGGCCGATGCGGAAGGTGCTGACGCTCCGGACGGTCCGGCTGATTCGGACGCTGTGGCTAATTCGGAAGGTGCGGCTGGTCCGGACGGTGCCGATGGTTCGGACGGTGCCGCTGGTGGCGCCTCGACGGATTTTCCCACCACGTGACCTCCTCGGAGGAGCGGAGTCACGGGCCCGGCGGATCGGACCCCTCGCCGTTGGAGGCGTGAACGGCCGGGGAACACCGTGAAAATTCACGTAACACCCGGGAAATGACCCCACGGTCCGGGCCGTGTGACGGAGGCCGTGCACCGTAGGGGCGGTACGCCCGCGGCCGCCGTACCGCCGCTCCCGCCCCTGGCTCACCGCCGGCGCCGCACAGCTCACCGGTCCCCCGCCGGCCCGTCGGCGCCCTGCACCCACCGCAGGTCAGACCCGTTACCGGCAGAAGACGAAACCGGTTTCGGTTGTTTCGCCGCCCGGCGTGAACCTATTCTCGCGAGCGGGGGGTGGCGCTTCGATGCGCCGCTGGGTTGGAGCGTCGAAGATGGTGTCGGCCGGAGGACCGAGGGAACTGCCCGCGCCGCTGACGACCTTTGTCGGCCGGCGCCACGAAGCCGCCGGAGTCTGCGCGCGCCTGGAACGGAACCGGCTGGTCACCCTGACCGGGGCCGGCGGGGCGGGCAAGAGCCGGCTCGCCGTCGAGGTGGCCACGAGTCTCACGTCCCGCTACCGGGACGGGGCGCGTTTCGTGGAACTGGCCGGACTGAGCGAGCCGTTGCTGGTGGCCCACGCCGTCGCGGCGGGGCTGGAGGTCCAGGAACAGGCGGGGAGAACGCTGCCGGACGTCCTGGTGGAGCGGCTGCGCGACAAGGTCATGCTGCTGGTGCTGGACTGCTGCGAACACCTCGTGGAAGCGGTCGCGCAGCTCGTTCTGCCGCTGCTCTCCGCCTGCCGGAACTTACGGGTCATGGCGACCAGCCGGGAACGACTCGGTATCCCCGGTGAGGCCCTCTGGCCGGTCACGGGGCTCGCCACGCCGCCCGCCCAGGCCGCCGGGGCCGATGTCCTGGAGTACGACGCGGTCCGGCTGTTCGTGGACCGGGCCACGGCGGTCGAGCCGGGCTTCGCGGTCACCGAGGCGAACGCGGCGGCGGTGGCGGAGATCTGCCGGAAGCTGGACGGTCTGCCGCTGGCCATCGAACTGGCCGCGGCCCGGACGAACGCGCTCGACGCCGAGCAGCTCAGCAGGTGGCTCGACGACCGGTTCCGGCTCCTGGCCTGGGAGACCCGGGCCCCGCTGCGCCGCCACCGGACGCTGGACAGCGTCGTCGAGTGGAGCTACGACCTGCTCAGCGAGCCCGAACGGAAACTGTTCGAACGGCTGTCGGTGTTCGCCGGTGCCTTCACCCTGGACGCCGTGGAGGCCGTCGCCACGGAGGAGGCCGGCCCCGCCTGCCCGGGCGACCTGCTCCTGCGACTTGTCGACAAGTCGCTGGTGACGGTCGTCCCCGTGCACTCCCCCGCCCGCTACCGGCTGCTGAAGACGCTGCGCGCCTACGGGCTCGCCCGGCTGCGGCGGCGGGGCGAGCTGGGCCCGCTGTCCGCGCAGCACGCCGCGTACTTCCACGACCTCGCCGAGCAGGCGTGGGAACGGTTCCGCAGCCCGCACCAGGCGGTGTGGGTGGACCGGCTCAAGGCCGAGCACGACGATCTGCGTGCCGCCCTCGAATGGCTGCTGGCCTCCCACGACGTCGACGGCGCGGTCCGCCTGGCCGGCGCCCTCGCGTCCTTCTGGGACCTCCAGGGGCGCTACGCCGAGGGACGCGTCTGGCTCGAACGGGCACTGGGAGCCGACCGGAACGCCGCCGCCAAAGGCCGCGTACGGGCCCTGAACGGGCTGGGACTGCTCGCGGTGATCCAGGGGGACCCGGAGCGCGCCTGGCTCTCCTGCTCCGAGGCCGAGCGCCTGTCGCGGCGCGACGGCGACCTGCCGGGGCTGGTGTGCTCCCTGCAGTACCTCGGGTTCGGCGCGCTGCTGCTCGGGAA
Proteins encoded in this region:
- a CDS encoding Pls/PosA family non-ribosomal peptide synthetase — protein: MGKSVEAPPAAPSEPSAPSGPAAPSELATASESAGPSGASAPSASAEPCEAAAAVLAAILADVLHVGHVAPDAHFFTDLGADSLVMAHFCARVRKRAALPSVSMRDVYRYPTITALAAALIDTADTADPAPGQSPAPVAASAAPPPPDPAPSGPPPPRPVGTLAYILCGTLQLLTFLGYSFLAAVVTARGWDWMSGASGAGGVYVRAVLFGAAVFLGLCAFPVLAKWVLVGRWTQRELRVWSLAYFRFWAVRTLAQTSPLVLFTGSPLYTGYLRALGAKIGRDVTILSKHVPVCTDLLTVGAGTVVRKDVYFTCYRADAGVIRTGPVVLGRDVLVSEATVLDIGTSLGDGARLGHASALHTGQAVPAGEHWHGSPAQRTEAGHRTHDGAFRSTPRVAYGTLQLLGVLLVYLPLAIGGVSILLAAVPRLASLLDSGPLAFRDWSFYGEALAASAALFFGALAAGLLMVVTVPRLLHLAIEPGRAYRMYGLHYSLHRTIARMTNVKFFMRFFGDSSYVVTYLGRLGYDLSRVEQTGSNFGTEVKHESPYLSSVGSGTMIADGLSLMNAEYSRTSFRLSRVTIGPRNFLGNHVCYPPGGRTGDNCLLATKVAVPLDGPVREGVGLLGSPCFEIPRSVERDAAFDHLREGDALRRHLAAKNAYNLRSMGLLLLVRWAQVYVLTLLAWAAADLYHALGAAAVAAASVLGLLFSVTSSVCAERAATGFRRMTPRYCSIYAPYFWRHERFWKLHAMPSRFLNGTPFKSLVWRALGVRIGRRLYDDGCAMPERSLVTIGDHCTLNAGSVIQCHSQEDGTFKSDRTVLGDGCTLGTGALVHYGVTVGDGAALAADSFLMKGEEVPRDARWGGNPAREMPARELPAGELPVPAPRSGSQAPHHPERTD
- a CDS encoding ATP-binding protein — its product is MRRWVGASKMVSAGGPRELPAPLTTFVGRRHEAAGVCARLERNRLVTLTGAGGAGKSRLAVEVATSLTSRYRDGARFVELAGLSEPLLVAHAVAAGLEVQEQAGRTLPDVLVERLRDKVMLLVLDCCEHLVEAVAQLVLPLLSACRNLRVMATSRERLGIPGEALWPVTGLATPPAQAAGADVLEYDAVRLFVDRATAVEPGFAVTEANAAAVAEICRKLDGLPLAIELAAARTNALDAEQLSRWLDDRFRLLAWETRAPLRRHRTLDSVVEWSYDLLSEPERKLFERLSVFAGAFTLDAVEAVATEEAGPACPGDLLLRLVDKSLVTVVPVHSPARYRLLKTLRAYGLARLRRRGELGPLSAQHAAYFHDLAEQAWERFRSPHQAVWVDRLKAEHDDLRAALEWLLASHDVDGAVRLAGALASFWDLQGRYAEGRVWLERALGADRNAAAKGRVRALNGLGLLAVIQGDPERAWLSCSEAERLSRRDGDLPGLVCSLQYLGFGALLLGNPDAAVETLGESLTAALKTDDPWLVGWSYLFLAMVEVTRSDFTQAGHHGRTAFRLLCESGEPKSIAWAELTLATASWGLGDVRDARARTGEALRLFHRLDAPWGLAEVFQVTAMLAVSHHHYEQAAALFGASDTARKKSGAALLSFLKGWRAAGIAKARRELGDRRFEEARDHGRQWPPATAVLATAAELGTDPPPPSPAPAEPRGTDDAPAAPPHQASLHRRGDYWALAHDGRTVHLKHTVGLGYLARLLAAPGREFPARELAAADRGTARGGPATPDGPVSPASGDAGPVLDARAKDAYRRRLRELAEELDEAERFHDTGRAERARVELDAVTEQLAGAVGLGGRDRRAASDSERARLSVTKALKAAVKRISVHDPVLGQHLERSVRTGAYCSYAPDPATRIGWNGGPPG